From Bacteroidales bacterium, the proteins below share one genomic window:
- a CDS encoding alpha/beta hydrolase, with protein MEDYCFYKNFKIHYTVKGQGNTVVLLHGFTESLNIWDDFSERLSISNKIVCIDLPGHGKSECIAPVHTMELMADCVKKVLDTLQVNKCFMIGHSMGGYVSLAYAGSWGHMLKGLGLFHSHAFADSPETIKNRMRTNNYIKSNHFNFLCEFISSLVAPENQKKYSEEIKKLIETSKQMSAEAVIAANSGMAERNDCTHILKGAAFPVLFIAGKKDTRVPFEKVLEQIAMPENCTALLLGGVAHMGYFEAKEETFDAIKTFVERSI; from the coding sequence ATGGAAGATTATTGCTTTTACAAAAACTTTAAAATACATTATACCGTAAAAGGACAAGGAAATACTGTGGTGTTGCTGCACGGTTTTACCGAATCATTAAATATCTGGGATGATTTTTCCGAACGCCTTTCGATTTCAAATAAAATTGTATGTATTGATTTGCCCGGGCATGGAAAAAGTGAGTGCATAGCCCCTGTGCATACTATGGAACTAATGGCCGATTGTGTAAAAAAAGTACTTGACACTTTACAGGTAAATAAATGTTTCATGATTGGACACTCTATGGGCGGATATGTTTCGCTGGCTTATGCCGGGAGTTGGGGACACATGCTAAAAGGGCTGGGGTTGTTTCATTCGCACGCCTTTGCCGACAGCCCGGAGACTATCAAGAATCGTATGCGTACCAATAATTATATTAAATCCAATCATTTTAATTTTCTATGTGAATTTATTTCTTCGTTGGTAGCTCCTGAAAATCAGAAAAAATATTCTGAAGAAATTAAAAAACTTATTGAAACATCAAAACAAATGTCGGCAGAAGCCGTAATAGCAGCAAATAGCGGGATGGCTGAAAGAAATGACTGCACTCATATTCTGAAAGGGGCGGCTTTTCCTGTACTCTTCATTGCGGGGAAAAAGGATACCCGTGTTCCGTTTGAAAAAGTTCTGGAGCAAATAGCTATGCCTGAAAATTGCACTGCATTATTGCTTGGCGGGGTAGCCCATATGGGATATTTTGAGGCGAAGGAAGAAACATTTGATGCGATAAAAACATTTGTTGAAAGAAGCATTTAA
- a CDS encoding S46 family peptidase, producing the protein MKKLFIALTICMSLLTRTIATNPPDEGMWLPLLIERLNYVDMQKMGLHLTAEELYNVNNASLKDAIVGLGNADYPTSHFCTAEVVSGQGLLLTNHHCGFDAIQDQSSIENDYLTNGFWAFKKNEELKCEGVTASFLVRMEDITSKVMAELRDNMTEGEREAAIKKVSDNLEKEASEKGKYVVDIKSFFDNNEFYMFVYIIYKDVRLVGAPPSAIGKFGGDTDNWMWPRHTGDFSLLRVYSAPDGTPAEYSEKNIPLKPKHFLPVSLKGVKQNDFAMIWGYPGTTNRYLTSYGIQLALEQSNPITVDVRTKKLSLMKEDMDGDPKVKLQYASKYAQSANYWKYFIGQTKGLKRLKVYDKKQMIEKDFTQWVVSDNGRKVKYGEALQLIAEGYDELKKYNISMKYLEESVFQGPEFIYFSFGAFQLYMRLKTKEETKDKKAKAMYDPDIKTLADAFKPEVEKYFKNYNQPTDKKLFAALLKMYYDNVPKDQWPDVFTNEAEKKFKGDFNKWADEVYSKSIFVDRNRLMAFLDNPTYKVIVNDPGFKITLSMVTTIQKLYGVMGDIEKKINKGSRLFIAGLREMNAGKVYYPDANSTMRMTYGKILDYDAADAVHYNYITTLEGVMEKEDPSNDEFIVPAKLKQLYEAKDYGRYGKNGEMPVCFIANLDITGGNSGSPVINGDGQLVGIAFDGNWEAMSGDIFYEPELQRTICVDIRYVLFVMDKYAGAKNLVDEMTIVQ; encoded by the coding sequence ATGAAGAAGTTATTTATTGCTTTAACGATTTGCATGAGTCTGCTTACCCGGACTATTGCAACAAATCCACCCGATGAAGGCATGTGGTTGCCTTTGCTTATTGAGCGCCTTAATTATGTTGATATGCAGAAAATGGGTCTGCATCTTACTGCCGAAGAATTATACAATGTAAATAATGCTTCGCTTAAGGATGCTATTGTAGGGCTTGGCAATGCCGACTATCCTACATCACATTTTTGTACTGCCGAAGTGGTTTCCGGACAGGGGCTTCTTCTTACCAATCACCACTGCGGATTTGATGCCATTCAGGACCAAAGCTCCATTGAGAATGATTACCTGACCAATGGTTTTTGGGCTTTTAAGAAAAATGAAGAATTGAAATGCGAAGGTGTTACAGCTTCTTTTCTGGTACGCATGGAAGATATTACTTCAAAAGTTATGGCTGAATTGCGTGACAACATGACTGAGGGTGAGCGGGAAGCAGCTATAAAAAAAGTTAGCGACAACCTCGAAAAAGAAGCTTCGGAAAAAGGCAAGTATGTTGTGGATATAAAAAGTTTCTTTGATAACAACGAGTTCTACATGTTTGTTTATATTATTTATAAAGATGTGCGCCTTGTCGGGGCCCCGCCATCAGCAATAGGGAAGTTTGGGGGAGATACGGACAACTGGATGTGGCCGCGGCACACCGGAGATTTTTCGCTGCTGAGAGTTTATTCTGCTCCCGATGGCACACCTGCCGAGTATTCTGAAAAAAACATTCCGCTGAAACCCAAACATTTTCTGCCTGTTTCTTTAAAAGGAGTTAAACAAAATGATTTTGCCATGATCTGGGGCTATCCGGGGACTACCAACCGTTACCTGACATCTTATGGAATCCAGCTGGCATTGGAACAATCAAATCCCATCACTGTGGATGTACGCACCAAAAAGCTCAGCCTGATGAAAGAAGATATGGATGGCGACCCCAAAGTGAAATTACAATATGCATCAAAATACGCACAATCGGCCAACTATTGGAAGTACTTTATAGGACAGACCAAAGGGCTGAAACGCCTGAAAGTATATGATAAAAAACAAATGATAGAAAAGGATTTTACCCAGTGGGTTGTTTCTGATAATGGCCGTAAGGTTAAATATGGAGAAGCTTTACAGTTGATAGCCGAAGGTTATGATGAATTGAAAAAATATAATATCAGTATGAAATATCTGGAAGAATCGGTATTTCAGGGACCAGAATTCATTTATTTCTCTTTCGGGGCATTCCAATTATACATGAGGCTTAAGACAAAAGAAGAAACAAAAGACAAAAAAGCAAAAGCGATGTACGATCCGGATATTAAAACACTTGCTGATGCTTTTAAGCCGGAAGTGGAAAAGTATTTTAAGAATTATAACCAACCAACCGATAAAAAACTTTTTGCTGCCTTACTGAAGATGTATTATGACAATGTCCCGAAAGATCAGTGGCCGGATGTGTTTACTAACGAAGCTGAGAAGAAATTCAAAGGAGATTTTAACAAATGGGCCGATGAAGTTTACAGCAAATCAATTTTTGTTGACAGAAACAGGCTTATGGCATTTCTTGACAATCCCACATACAAGGTGATTGTTAACGACCCCGGGTTTAAAATTACTTTATCCATGGTAACTACCATCCAAAAATTATATGGCGTTATGGGTGATATTGAAAAGAAAATTAATAAAGGAAGCCGCCTGTTTATAGCCGGATTGCGCGAGATGAATGCAGGGAAAGTATATTACCCTGATGCCAACTCAACTATGCGTATGACTTACGGAAAAATTCTTGATTATGATGCTGCTGATGCAGTACATTATAATTATATTACTACGCTTGAAGGGGTGATGGAAAAAGAAGACCCCTCGAATGATGAGTTTATTGTGCCTGCAAAACTGAAACAATTATATGAAGCAAAGGATTATGGCCGCTATGGTAAGAACGGCGAAATGCCCGTGTGTTTCATCGCTAACCTGGATATCACAGGCGGCAACTCGGGCAGTCCGGTTATAAACGGCGACGGGCAACTGGTTGGAATTGCTTTCGATGGCAACTGGGAAGCCATGAGCGGAGATATTTTCTATGAGCCGGAACTGCAACGAACTATTTGTGTGGATATCCGCTATGTGCTATTTGTCATGGACAAATATGCCGGGGCCAAGAACCTTGTGGATGAGATGACGATAGTGCAGTAA
- the rplT gene encoding 50S ribosomal protein L20, with protein sequence MPRSVNAVASRQKRKKILSRVKGQFGRRKNVWTVAKNAYEKGMVYAYRDRRNKKRDFRSLWISRINAGVRAYDMSYSEFMGKLHKNNITLNRKTLADLAMNHPEAFKAVVESVK encoded by the coding sequence AAAGAAAAAAAATCCTCAGCCGTGTTAAAGGGCAGTTCGGCCGCAGGAAAAATGTTTGGACGGTAGCTAAAAACGCCTACGAAAAAGGGATGGTGTATGCATACCGCGACAGGAGAAACAAAAAACGCGACTTCCGCAGCCTGTGGATAAGCCGCATCAATGCAGGAGTTCGCGCGTACGACATGAGTTATTCGGAATTCATGGGGAAACTCCACAAAAACAACATCACCCTAAACCGCAAAACCCTGGCCGACTTGGCTATGAACCACCCCGAAGCTTTCAAAGCTGTGGTGGAATCGGTAAAATAA
- a CDS encoding ABC transporter permease — protein sequence MFRKKQYTASGSLSKLALRKLSGNLIAMVAMVFIVLLMVISILAYLITPDSTPFANQQFLELMTKKPGFKVQMLKVHKNEPVQQSWFIKKMLFGKKNRYTYIPINTYFFRNDSIIVEGYTGVPNEKGEITAYHLADVVYALPAEKQTIAVQNNKLHFTDIDGNLKTADISTLQTEIVDKLIVSKKFYLGTDRFGRDVLSQIIVGSRVSLSVGFISVFISLLIGIFLGSLAGYFRGWVDNVVMWIINVIWSIPTLLLVIAVTFVLGKGFWQIFVAVGLTMWVEVARVVRGQILSIREKEFVEAGVALGFSNTRIIFRHILPNVMAPVIVISAANFASAILIEAGLSFLGIGVQPPMPSWGGMIKEHFGYVILDSAYLAIIPGVAIMLTVLAFMITGNALRDALDVKMVNK from the coding sequence ATGTTTAGAAAGAAGCAATACACCGCTTCGGGGTCCTTGTCAAAACTTGCCCTACGTAAACTATCAGGAAACCTCATTGCTATGGTTGCCATGGTATTCATTGTATTGCTTATGGTAATTTCAATACTGGCTTATCTTATTACTCCCGATTCAACACCTTTTGCCAACCAGCAGTTTCTTGAACTTATGACAAAAAAACCAGGGTTTAAGGTTCAGATGCTGAAAGTGCATAAAAATGAGCCCGTTCAACAAAGCTGGTTTATTAAAAAAATGCTTTTCGGCAAAAAAAACAGATATACTTACATTCCGATAAATACCTATTTTTTCAGAAATGACAGTATCATAGTTGAAGGATATACTGGAGTACCAAACGAAAAAGGCGAAATCACGGCATACCATCTGGCAGACGTGGTTTATGCCCTGCCTGCAGAGAAACAAACAATTGCAGTTCAAAATAATAAATTACATTTCACGGATATTGACGGGAATTTGAAAACAGCGGATATATCCACACTTCAAACAGAAATTGTCGATAAACTTATTGTAAGTAAAAAATTTTATTTGGGAACCGACCGTTTTGGAAGGGATGTCCTTAGTCAGATTATTGTTGGTTCAAGGGTAAGTTTATCTGTAGGTTTTATTTCTGTTTTTATTTCGCTTCTCATAGGTATTTTTCTTGGCTCTTTGGCAGGGTATTTCAGAGGATGGGTTGATAATGTGGTCATGTGGATTATCAATGTAATATGGTCTATTCCCACACTGTTGCTGGTTATAGCCGTTACGTTTGTTCTTGGCAAAGGATTCTGGCAGATATTTGTGGCTGTTGGACTAACCATGTGGGTTGAAGTAGCCCGTGTCGTACGCGGTCAGATTTTAAGCATACGCGAAAAAGAATTTGTGGAAGCCGGCGTAGCACTTGGCTTCAGCAATACACGCATTATCTTCAGGCATATACTTCCCAATGTGATGGCGCCGGTAATTGTTATCTCGGCAGCAAATTTTGCCTCAGCAATACTTATTGAGGCCGGATTAAGTTTTCTGGGAATCGGAGTGCAACCTCCCATGCCTTCATGGGGCGGTATGATTAAAGAGCACTTCGGATATGTGATACTTGACTCTGCTTACCTGGCCATCATTCCGGGTGTAGCTATAATGCTCACCGTACTTGCTTTTATGATTACTGGTAACGCACTGCGTGATGCTCTCGACGTTAAAATGGTTAACAAGTAA